Part of the Mycolicibacterium mageritense genome is shown below.
TGGGTAAGAACACGTCATTCAGCCTCGACGAGCATTTCAGCTCTTTCATCGAGGAGGAGGTCGCATCGGGCCGGTACCGCTCGGCCAGCGATGTCGTTCGTACAGCACTGCGACTGCTGGAGGACCGTGAGACCCGCCTGCGGGCATTGCGTCGGGAACTCATCGCCGGTGAACGAAGCGGCGAATCAACACCGTTCGACTTCGATCAATTCATCGCGGGCAAGCGAACTGAAGAACCCCGCGCGCGGTGAGTCGTTATGTCCTTTCACCCGCTGCGCGGGCGGACCTGGAATCAATCTGGGATTACACGTGTGAACGATGGGACATCAAGCAGGCGGAGGAATACGTCCGTGAAATCCAGCTCGCGGTCGAACGTATCGTCGCGAATCCCATGATCGGACGGGCGTGCGACGACGTCCGCCCCGGATACCGCAAGCACGCTGTCGGATCCCATACGCTGTACTACCGGATCGGCGGTGGCGACATGGTTGACGTTGTGCGCATCCTCCACCAACGAATGGACGTGGACCGGTACTTCGACTGAACGCTGCCGGCTAATGTCCCGCGTTGCGCGCCAGGTCGATGGCGTACTGGCTCACGAAGCGGCCCGCCTGCGGCTCGCCGCGGTCGCATGTTCCGTCGGATTCGCCGGGACGCTTGACCCACAGGTAAGCATCGGCGTGCGGTCCGGCGGTGGCCGTCGTGGGCGGCGTGCCGAGTGCGCGGCCCGTGGGGTTGCACCAATAGAGCGCGTCGTCGGTCGGGCCCGCGCCGTTGCGTGACGTGTCGATCACGTAGTGCGCCCCGTTGGTCTGCGCCGAAATCGCCTCGCCGTAACCGATCTCCTCATCGGTGGTGAAGAAGTTCGCGGTGTTGAGACTGAATCCCCGCGCCTTGGCGACGCCGACCTGGTTCAGCCGCGCGGCCATGTCGTCGGCGCTGAGCCAGCGCGAGTGCCCGGCGTCGATGTACACGGCCGTGCCGGGGTTGCGGGTAAGCGTGTCGACGGCGTAGCCCATCAGGTCGAAGCGTTCCTGGCGCTGATCGGCCGACAGGCAGTCGGCCATGGCGAGCGCGTCGGGTTCGAGGATGACCGCTGCCGGCCCACCGCCGATGGCTGCGGCAACGCCGTCGATCCACCCACGGTATGCCGCGCCCGACGAGAAACCGCCGGCGGCGAAGCTGCCGCAGTCGCGGTGCGGGATGCCGTAGAGCGCCAGCACCGGCCGGGTGCCCGCGGCCTGCGCCGCGGCGATGTACTTCGCGTCGACCGCCGGAGTCGAGGCCTGGTCCATCCAGTACGCCTGCGGAGTGTTGGCGATCGCGGCCAGTTGGGGGCTCGCGGGATCCGCCTGCGCGGCGCGCATCGCCGCGGATTTGGGGTTGACGTAGAACGGCATGCCGTCCAGCGGGTTGGCCTCATCGACCAGGCGGATCGCCGGGGCGGGATCGACCGGAGCCGGGGCGGCGGCGAGACCCACGCCTACCACTGTGGCAACTGTCAGGAAAGGAGCGATACACCGCGCGACTGCACCAGCAGCTGAGGACATCACCCCAGAAAAATAATGGGGCGACGTGGCGATCGCCAATCCGGGTGACACTTGGGGCTGGGCTTACCGATGCCGTCCCGTCGTGACGACGGGGCGTTCCTCGGATTCACCGTCGTTGGCGCTGGGGTCGGGTGCCAACATGACGGCGGTGATCGGGACGACGAGCGCGAGCAGGCCGATCACGAAGACCGGGAACAGGAACGAGAACACCTCGGGACCGGCAGGCACGGGCATCGTGCGGTCGACGGTCACCCGGACCGCGGCCATGCCGGTGAAGTGCATGCCGACGACGGCGACACCCATCACGAGGCCCGCGATGAACCGCAGCCCGCGTGACTTGAGGACGAGCGTGAACCACAGGGCGGCGGTTGCCGCGACGACGGCGATCAGGAACGACAGCGCCACGAGGAACTTGTCGTAGGAGATCGTGCCCTGGATCTGCACCGCCCACATGCCGGTGTAGTGCATGACCGCCACCGCCAGGCCCGTGATCACGCCGCCGGCGATGAGCCGGCGCAGATCGAACGTGCGGCCGCTGGTGATCAGCCCGATGAACACCGCCGAGATGGCCAGCACGGCCGACGCGATGGTCCAGCCGAGGTGGTAGCGGACAACGGTGTTCGGGACCGCGAAGCCCAGCATCGCGATGAAGTGCATGAGCCAGATGCCGACACCGCCGATCGCGATCGACGCCATGAGCAGCCAGCGCAGCCGGTCGCGTTCGTTGTCCGCGCGGGCGCTGCAGCGGGTACATGCCAGGCCGACGACCGAGCCGGTCACGGAGACGATGTACGCCAGGAACAGCAGCCAGAGGCCCATGTCGAAGTGGTGTACGTGGTGGTTCATTTTCGGTTCCTAGCGATGTGGATCAGGGCGCTGTGGCCGCGAGGCGGTCCAGCGCATACGAGGTGATGGCGATCAGTGCGTTCTTCGCCGAATCGCGTTGCCGTGCATCGACGTTGATGATGGGAACGCCCGGCGACACGGCGAGCGCCTCACGTAGGTCGTCGGCATCGTGTACGGGGGCGTCGTCGAACTGGTTGACGGCGATCAGGAACGGCAGGCTGCGCGCCTCGAAGAAGTCGACGGCGGCGAAGCTGTCCTCGAGCCTGCGGGTGTCGACCAGCACCACGGCACCGATCGCGCCGTGGACCAGGTCGTCCCACATGAACCAGAACCGGCGCTGGCCGGGCGTGCCGAACAGATACAGCACCAGGTCGTCCGCGATCGTGATGCGGCCGAAATCCATGGCGACCGTGGTGGTTTCCTTGCCGGGGATCGCTTCGAGATCGTCGTGACCCTGCGACGCGTTCGTGACGAGGGCTTCGGTGCGCAGCGGCGCGATCTCCGACACGGCGCCGACGAACGTGGTCTTGCCGACGCCGAAGCCGCCTGCGATCACGATCTTTGTCGACGACACCGCGGCGTCAGAGTCAGAGGGCGCGTAAGCCACTGAGTGTCCTTTCGATGAGTCGGCGCCGCTCCGTTGCGGTCGAACGGTCGGTCAGCGTGGCGTGCACGCGAAGGTGTCCGCTCTCCACGAGATCGCCGACCAGCACCCGCGTGACGCCGATCGGCAGACCGGCGTACGCGGAGATCTCGGCGATGGACGGCCGCCGGCCGCACAACCGGACGATGACGGCGTGGACGTCGCCGGGCGCCACGTCGAGTTCGTCGCTCGACACCAGGGCCTCCACGGGAGCCTCGATCGGCATCTCGATGCGGGCCCGGGTGCGCCCGCCCGTCAACGTGTACGGCCGGGCACGGCTCGCCGACTGCTTCTGCTCAGGCCTGTTCATGCTGAGCGTCATCAAACTCCCTGCGCGGCACGCGGAGTCGCCTGGATGGTCTTGCCGACCCGGTCGACGAGCAACGCCATCTCGTACCCGACCTGCCCGATGTCGCATGACACGGACGCCAGCGTCGCGAGATACGAACCGTTCCCGACACCCATCAACAGCAGGAAGCCGTCGTCCATCTCGACGATCGACTGG
Proteins encoded:
- a CDS encoding type II toxin-antitoxin system ParD family antitoxin, which produces MGKNTSFSLDEHFSSFIEEEVASGRYRSASDVVRTALRLLEDRETRLRALRRELIAGERSGESTPFDFDQFIAGKRTEEPRAR
- a CDS encoding type II toxin-antitoxin system RelE/ParE family toxin, which translates into the protein MSRYVLSPAARADLESIWDYTCERWDIKQAEEYVREIQLAVERIVANPMIGRACDDVRPGYRKHAVGSHTLYYRIGGGDMVDVVRILHQRMDVDRYFD
- a CDS encoding glycoside hydrolase family 6 protein, whose protein sequence is MSSAAGAVARCIAPFLTVATVVGVGLAAAPAPVDPAPAIRLVDEANPLDGMPFYVNPKSAAMRAAQADPASPQLAAIANTPQAYWMDQASTPAVDAKYIAAAQAAGTRPVLALYGIPHRDCGSFAAGGFSSGAAYRGWIDGVAAAIGGGPAAVILEPDALAMADCLSADQRQERFDLMGYAVDTLTRNPGTAVYIDAGHSRWLSADDMAARLNQVGVAKARGFSLNTANFFTTDEEIGYGEAISAQTNGAHYVIDTSRNGAGPTDDALYWCNPTGRALGTPPTTATAGPHADAYLWVKRPGESDGTCDRGEPQAGRFVSQYAIDLARNAGH
- a CDS encoding MHYT domain-containing protein: MNHHVHHFDMGLWLLFLAYIVSVTGSVVGLACTRCSARADNERDRLRWLLMASIAIGGVGIWLMHFIAMLGFAVPNTVVRYHLGWTIASAVLAISAVFIGLITSGRTFDLRRLIAGGVITGLAVAVMHYTGMWAVQIQGTISYDKFLVALSFLIAVVAATAALWFTLVLKSRGLRFIAGLVMGVAVVGMHFTGMAAVRVTVDRTMPVPAGPEVFSFLFPVFVIGLLALVVPITAVMLAPDPSANDGESEERPVVTTGRHR
- a CDS encoding GTP-binding protein, with the protein product MAYAPSDSDAAVSSTKIVIAGGFGVGKTTFVGAVSEIAPLRTEALVTNASQGHDDLEAIPGKETTTVAMDFGRITIADDLVLYLFGTPGQRRFWFMWDDLVHGAIGAVVLVDTRRLEDSFAAVDFFEARSLPFLIAVNQFDDAPVHDADDLREALAVSPGVPIINVDARQRDSAKNALIAITSYALDRLAATAP
- a CDS encoding DUF742 domain-containing protein, with the protein product MTLSMNRPEQKQSASRARPYTLTGGRTRARIEMPIEAPVEALVSSDELDVAPGDVHAVIVRLCGRRPSIAEISAYAGLPIGVTRVLVGDLVESGHLRVHATLTDRSTATERRRLIERTLSGLRAL